In Dysidea avara chromosome 3, odDysAvar1.4, whole genome shotgun sequence, a single window of DNA contains:
- the LOC136249212 gene encoding uncharacterized protein has translation MTSFGCNEITMAGFNPSFRVQGQVYHRIGSLVPSTGESPKFSQIYFIDNQQTEVATRCGIVDGLRLDIVRGITELLHDDNHYVQLIKVAKEIFEQHDEPANIRVVINENKRPVGEHARRYNSPMCDEVGVLMPNDNVNNRDIVLHYRDGSLQHISELHRGYDPLQYPLLFSYGTDGWHINLKLANGRKLTAMVYCRYHIMVRQQVPVLLKAKRLFQQFLVDAYCKIETERLQFLRREQKALRADCYQDLRDAMVDGDGDPRNVGRRVILPSSFTGGPHYMHEHQQDAMTYVRKYGHPDLFITMTTNPNWPEIRNNLLPGQEPLDHPDLVARVFRLKVKKLLEMLTKEMIFGKPRAWLYSTELQKGMIIQWEASACYCVVTSGRFYLSFKVALEVTLLMLASSDLICGTVWWLNNYTLT, from the coding sequence atgacaagctttggctgtaacgagataactatggctggcttcaatccttcttttagagtacagggtcaagtctatcatcgtataggtagtttagttccatcaacaggtgagtctcctaaattttcccaaatttattttatcgacaaccagcaaactgaagtagctacaagatgtgggatagttgatgggttaaggcttgacatagttaggggtattactgagcttttgcatgacgataatcactatgttcaacttattaaggtagctaaagaaatatttgagcagcatgatgagccagcaaatattagggtagtgattaatgagaacaaacggcctgtaggagagcatgctaggaggtacaatagcccgatgtgtgacgaggtaggagtgctaatgcctaatgataatgtaaataatagggacatagttttgcactatagggatgggtctttgcagcacatttctgaacttcatagggggtatgatcctttacagtatcctttactcttttcttatggcaccgatggatggcacatcaacctgaaattggctaatggtaggaaattgacagccatggtgtattgccgctaccacatcatggtcaggcagcaagtgcctgtattgcttaaggctaaaaggcttttccagcaattcctggttgacgcctactgtaagattgaaactgagcgcttacagtttctcaggcgtgagcaaaaggcactacgtgctgattgctaccaggattTGCGGGATGCAATGGTAGATGGGGATGGTGACCCCAGGAATGTTGGTCGTAGGGTGATCCTACCGTCGTCATTTACTGGTGGACCACACTACATGCATGAGCATCAGCAGGATGCAATGACCTACGTTAGGAAGTATGGCCACCCCGACCTCTTTATCACCATGACCACCAATCCTAATTGGCCAGAGATTAGGAACAATCTACTACCAGGTCAAGAGCCTCTGGACCATCCAGACTTAGTGGCCCGTGTGTTTAGGCTTAAGGTGAAGAAATTGTTAGAGATGCTCACAAAGGAGATGATTTTTGGGAAACCACGGGCTTGGCTCTACTCAACAGAATTGCAAAAGGGAATGATAATCCAATGGGAGGCAAGTGCATGCTACTGTGTGGTGACTTCAGGCAGATTCTACCTGTCATTCAAGGTGGCACTAgaggtaacattgttgatgCTTGCCTCAAGCGATCTCATCTGTGGGACAGTGTGGTGGTTAAACAACTACACACTAACATGA